The following proteins come from a genomic window of Deinococcus seoulensis:
- a CDS encoding response regulator produces the protein MPEGTPAPAVIRVLLIEDHAFTRDGLRVTLNLEPDLRVVAEARSGEEGLERLEAVSVDVAVIDIGLPGMDGIRTAAEIRRRWPDVRIVMLTAHDLRQEVFAALASGAAAYCLKSARPELLLLAVRAAAAGSAYLDPQVAHHVLGSVRTPGTAPLLTPRELEVLRLIADGLPNRDIAAELGVSVSTVKLYVQEILVKLQAADRTQAAVKALRQGWL, from the coding sequence ATGCCTGAGGGAACGCCGGCGCCCGCTGTCATCCGCGTCCTGCTGATCGAGGATCACGCGTTCACCCGTGACGGGCTGCGCGTCACCCTGAACCTCGAACCCGACCTGCGCGTGGTCGCCGAGGCCCGCAGCGGCGAGGAGGGCCTCGAACGCCTGGAGGCCGTGAGCGTGGATGTCGCCGTGATCGACATCGGCCTGCCCGGCATGGACGGCATCCGCACGGCCGCCGAGATCCGCCGCCGCTGGCCGGACGTGCGGATCGTGATGCTGACCGCGCACGACCTGCGCCAGGAGGTGTTCGCGGCGCTGGCGTCGGGCGCCGCCGCGTACTGCCTGAAGAGTGCGCGGCCGGAACTGCTGCTGCTGGCCGTGCGGGCCGCCGCCGCCGGGAGCGCGTACCTGGACCCGCAGGTGGCGCATCACGTGCTGGGCAGTGTCCGCACGCCCGGCACGGCCCCGCTGCTGACGCCGCGTGAACTGGAGGTGCTGCGCCTGATCGCCGATGGGCTGCCCAACCGCGACATTGCCGCCGAGCTGGGCGTGAGCGTCAGCACCGTGAAACTGTACGTGCAGGAGATCCTGGTCAAACTCCAGGCGGCGGACCGGACGCAGGCGGCCGTGAAGGCGCTGCGTCAGGGCTGGCTCTGA
- a CDS encoding DUF11 domain-containing protein: MKQNMKLGIVALTSVLLLASCGGGTTNVTPPATPTVGSVGVQNPNGYTIVITGSNGAVVPSTSYNNLTPGTYTVTYSKAGFVSQTQTFTVTAGQSVSLVAPTLVAVAQTPTSGAFYIDAGGKVVTITKEDLDNAGTRFVFYAWMENETAGINPALLGSGNTLVGPTAGEQDEVAPLNTQNVAAGYVGYKAADGKVYPIVGANVRWDILDQTGSVRFAAADDGGQPSGAPITGQDINDNALSANTYTNSATGTNARYPSSVQYPLYNVTGVNTPDTNGYTWTALNHDPAVTTQATARVRAIAYVNGTEITKQFLNKTFAPSAKLEITKTPDDNQAGINQARNFSITVRNTGAGPATNIRLNDVLKSGSAAAYSITAPAGTTANATDGFDATFDLAPGASRTFTFPAQASAVGVYCDVASIVSYNNGAFGTVTPNLSDQACLTVTAPTLNIVKTLGTLSGGTFTPIASGVVVAPNEQVYARITVSNNGNAAATNVVVTDALAQNTAAANYAIQSAVTAAPQNVAVTKNGDDGFTSGAFTLAAGATQSFTFAASGTVDGDYCDVGTYTATSNNGVVVNGTSGIPCFKVASPVLAITKTNTQISGQPAINQLTPGSSYQSTITVRNTGSATATAVAVKDLLGNLNNVYMNFGSGSYVISGTTQQGSVTYDAATRTVSTVPATVNLTPGQTLTLTLTSTVPAGAPRGEYCDTGSYASTNGGNGTARACVTVTSFISEQTQLTDITDPIRAGDPAGTIVASAASVEVASNEGAINNVITYNFGATSPIQQTPGIFTYSNTQVYYDPTPTRDPQTGAITSDYTNASSTRLTAGAQYTVNAESGVGQQVITMTPTFRVAPSGVIWIRTQVAAPAGTAARQYQQTMLWNNTAESSGQAQTNFKAESTTVVP; this comes from the coding sequence ATGAAACAAAACATGAAACTCGGTATCGTCGCGCTCACCAGCGTCCTCCTCCTCGCCTCCTGCGGCGGCGGCACGACCAACGTCACACCGCCTGCCACGCCCACTGTCGGCAGCGTCGGCGTTCAGAACCCCAACGGATACACGATTGTCATCACCGGCTCCAACGGAGCTGTCGTTCCCTCCACCAGCTACAACAACCTGACGCCCGGCACGTACACGGTGACCTACAGCAAGGCCGGTTTCGTTTCCCAGACGCAAACCTTCACGGTCACGGCCGGTCAGAGCGTGTCGCTGGTCGCCCCGACGCTCGTGGCTGTCGCGCAGACCCCCACTTCCGGCGCGTTCTACATCGACGCGGGCGGTAAGGTCGTCACCATCACCAAGGAAGACCTCGACAACGCCGGCACCCGCTTCGTGTTCTACGCCTGGATGGAAAACGAAACCGCCGGGATCAACCCTGCCCTGCTCGGCAGCGGCAACACCCTGGTCGGCCCCACGGCCGGTGAGCAGGACGAAGTCGCGCCCCTGAACACCCAGAACGTCGCCGCCGGGTACGTGGGCTACAAGGCCGCCGACGGCAAGGTGTACCCCATCGTGGGCGCCAACGTCCGCTGGGACATCCTCGATCAGACCGGGAGCGTGCGCTTCGCCGCAGCAGACGACGGTGGTCAGCCTTCCGGCGCGCCCATCACCGGTCAGGACATCAACGACAACGCCCTGAGCGCCAACACCTACACCAACAGCGCCACCGGCACGAACGCCCGCTACCCCAGCAGCGTTCAGTACCCGCTGTACAACGTGACCGGCGTCAACACGCCCGACACGAACGGGTACACTTGGACGGCCCTGAACCACGATCCCGCCGTGACCACCCAGGCCACTGCGCGCGTCCGTGCCATCGCGTACGTGAACGGCACCGAGATCACCAAGCAGTTCCTGAACAAGACCTTCGCGCCCAGCGCCAAGCTGGAAATCACGAAGACGCCCGACGACAACCAGGCCGGGATCAACCAGGCCCGTAACTTCAGCATCACGGTCCGCAACACGGGCGCCGGTCCCGCCACCAACATCCGCCTGAACGACGTCCTGAAGTCCGGCAGCGCCGCCGCTTACAGCATCACGGCGCCCGCTGGCACCACGGCCAACGCCACCGACGGCTTCGACGCCACCTTCGACCTGGCTCCCGGCGCCAGCCGCACGTTCACCTTCCCGGCGCAGGCCAGCGCCGTCGGCGTGTACTGTGACGTGGCCAGCATCGTCAGCTACAACAACGGCGCCTTCGGAACCGTCACGCCCAACCTGAGCGATCAGGCCTGCCTGACCGTCACGGCGCCCACCCTGAACATCGTCAAGACGCTCGGCACGCTCAGTGGCGGCACCTTCACGCCCATCGCCAGTGGCGTGGTCGTCGCCCCGAACGAGCAGGTGTACGCCCGCATCACGGTCAGCAACAACGGCAACGCCGCCGCGACCAACGTGGTCGTGACCGACGCCCTCGCGCAGAACACCGCCGCTGCCAACTACGCCATTCAGAGCGCCGTGACGGCCGCGCCGCAGAACGTCGCCGTGACCAAGAACGGAGACGACGGCTTCACCAGCGGCGCCTTCACCCTGGCCGCCGGAGCCACCCAGAGCTTCACCTTCGCCGCGAGCGGCACGGTCGACGGCGACTACTGTGACGTGGGCACCTACACCGCCACCAGCAACAACGGCGTGGTCGTGAACGGCACCTCCGGCATTCCCTGCTTCAAGGTCGCCTCGCCCGTGCTGGCCATCACCAAGACCAACACCCAGATCAGTGGTCAGCCTGCCATCAACCAGCTCACGCCCGGCAGCAGCTACCAGAGCACCATCACCGTCAGGAACACCGGCTCGGCTACCGCCACGGCCGTTGCCGTCAAGGACCTGCTGGGCAACCTGAACAACGTCTACATGAACTTCGGTAGCGGCAGCTACGTCATCAGCGGCACCACCCAGCAGGGCAGCGTCACGTATGACGCCGCGACCCGCACCGTCAGCACCGTCCCCGCCACGGTCAACCTGACGCCCGGCCAGACCCTGACGCTCACGCTGACCAGCACCGTGCCCGCCGGCGCTCCCCGCGGCGAGTACTGCGATACCGGCAGCTACGCCAGCACCAACGGCGGCAACGGCACGGCGCGCGCCTGCGTGACGGTCACGTCCTTCATCTCCGAGCAGACCCAGCTGACGGACATCACCGACCCCATCCGCGCCGGTGACCCTGCGGGCACCATCGTGGCCAGCGCCGCCAGCGTGGAAGTCGCCTCGAACGAGGGCGCGATCAACAACGTGATCACGTACAACTTCGGTGCGACCAGCCCCATCCAGCAGACGCCCGGTATCTTCACGTACAGCAACACCCAGGTCTACTACGATCCCACGCCGACCCGCGATCCGCAGACCGGCGCGATCACCAGCGACTACACCAACGCCAGCAGCACGCGCCTCACGGCCGGCGCGCAGTACACCGTGAACGCCGAGAGCGGTGTCGGGCAGCAGGTCATCACCATGACCCCCACCTTCCGCGTGGCTCCCAGCGGCGTCATCTGGATCCGCACGCAGGTTGCTGCGCCGGCCGGCACGGCCGCCCGTCAGTACCAGCAGACCATGCTCTGGAACAACACCGCCGAGAGCAGCGGTCAGGCCCAGACGAACTTCAAGGCCGAGTCCACCACCGTCGTTCCCTGA
- a CDS encoding response regulator transcription factor has protein sequence MPTRILIVTAEPTLQAALQRLTAHGYQVKVTHSVPEARLALGTPAALVIMGADTPDAVTFTRFLSARPVPVPSVILGCGGELNTTLTFMQAGAVAYIQRPCAWRELLARIRSLLRVHPGCTPVQVGGLTLLPAAGACQMGGREVSLTATEFRLLVHLAGRAGERCQRQDVLKALWDTAPAPRLATLNTHLSRLRAKLRELTGGVDLIHMPQGSGVVFEVPPNLHIPELMID, from the coding sequence ATGCCTACACGAATCCTGATTGTTACCGCTGAGCCTACCCTGCAGGCGGCGCTCCAGCGCCTGACTGCCCACGGGTATCAGGTCAAAGTGACGCACAGTGTCCCGGAAGCCCGGCTGGCCCTGGGCACGCCCGCGGCCCTGGTAATCATGGGGGCCGACACGCCGGACGCCGTGACATTCACCCGTTTCCTCAGTGCGCGGCCCGTTCCGGTGCCCAGTGTGATCCTCGGCTGCGGCGGGGAGCTGAACACCACCCTGACGTTCATGCAGGCGGGGGCCGTGGCGTACATCCAGCGGCCGTGCGCGTGGCGGGAACTGCTGGCCCGCATCCGTAGTCTGCTGCGTGTGCATCCTGGGTGCACGCCTGTGCAGGTGGGCGGGCTGACCCTTCTGCCGGCAGCCGGCGCCTGTCAGATGGGTGGCCGGGAGGTCAGTCTGACCGCCACCGAGTTCCGCCTGCTGGTGCATCTCGCTGGGCGAGCGGGTGAACGCTGCCAGCGTCAGGACGTGTTGAAGGCGCTGTGGGACACGGCGCCTGCTCCCAGGCTGGCGACCCTGAACACGCACCTGTCGCGGCTGCGAGCCAAGCTGCGCGAGTTGACGGGGGGGGTGGACCTGATTCACATGCCGCAGGGGAGTGGCGTGGTGTTCGAGGTGCCTCCGAATCTCCACATTCCGGAATTGATGATCGACTGA
- a CDS encoding type III polyketide synthase gives MPVFLHALRGVLPDTAYPQDVIRDVIRAQPELDRLGQRLTTSIFNNSGIDTRHSVVPDFASDRAGLFYDPVSGRMLTPSTGERNAYYVEQVTPLLLAAARAALDATDLAPADITHVITVSCTGFFAPGPEYVLVRGLGLSPQTQRFHVGFMGCYAAFPALRMARAFCEANPDAAVLVVCAELCTIHMHSSNDPDTLIANSVFADGAAAVIVSARTPAAGTPALRMDASLTMLTPEGVGEKDMAWTVGDQGYDMVLSTYVPEIIEANIAPILDDLLARDLALAGAGGAQVDRWAIHPGGRAILDKVQGALGLSDAQLAPSRDVLRRAGNMSSATVLFILQDVLDAGVDGERVGALAFGPGLTVESGLFTVCRGLD, from the coding sequence ATGCCTGTCTTTCTTCACGCCCTGCGCGGCGTTCTTCCTGACACCGCCTACCCGCAGGACGTGATCCGTGACGTGATCCGCGCGCAGCCGGAACTCGACCGGCTGGGGCAGCGGCTCACGACCAGTATCTTCAACAATTCCGGGATCGACACGCGGCACTCGGTGGTGCCGGATTTCGCGTCGGACCGGGCGGGGTTGTTCTACGATCCGGTCAGTGGGCGGATGTTGACGCCGAGTACCGGCGAGCGGAACGCGTATTACGTGGAGCAGGTGACGCCGCTGCTGCTCGCGGCGGCCCGCGCGGCGCTGGACGCGACGGATCTCGCTCCGGCGGACATCACGCACGTGATCACGGTGTCCTGCACGGGGTTCTTCGCGCCCGGGCCGGAGTACGTGCTGGTGCGTGGGCTGGGCCTGAGTCCGCAGACGCAGCGCTTCCATGTGGGCTTCATGGGCTGCTACGCGGCGTTCCCGGCGCTGCGCATGGCGCGCGCGTTCTGCGAGGCGAACCCGGACGCGGCCGTGCTGGTCGTGTGCGCCGAGCTGTGCACCATTCACATGCACTCCTCGAACGACCCGGACACATTGATCGCCAACTCGGTGTTCGCGGACGGCGCGGCGGCCGTGATCGTGTCGGCCCGCACGCCGGCGGCCGGGACGCCCGCCCTGCGGATGGACGCCTCGCTGACCATGCTCACGCCCGAGGGTGTGGGCGAGAAGGACATGGCCTGGACGGTGGGCGACCAGGGGTACGACATGGTGCTCAGCACGTACGTGCCGGAGATCATCGAGGCGAACATCGCGCCGATCCTGGATGACCTGCTGGCCCGTGACCTCGCGCTGGCCGGGGCCGGGGGCGCGCAGGTGGACCGCTGGGCGATTCATCCGGGTGGCCGCGCGATCTTGGACAAGGTGCAGGGCGCGCTGGGCCTGAGTGACGCGCAACTGGCGCCGTCGCGGGACGTGCTGCGCCGCGCGGGGAACATGAGCAGCGCGACGGTGCTGTTCATCCTGCAGGACGTGCTGGACGCCGGAGTGGACGGTGAGCGGGTGGGAGCGCTGGCGTTCGGGCCGGGCCTGACGGTGGAGTCCGGGCTGTTCACGGTCTGCCGCGGCCTCGACTGA
- a CDS encoding FAD-dependent monooxygenase, with protein MPERPGPRTAPASCEVAVLGGGPVGLYLGLLLARAGVDVRVLERRVSVSTHSRAVGLHPPALEAFDELGADRDGVRLGQRLAGAGVRIRRGVVRGPSGVLGELGFAGTSDSHPYVLSLPQQQTETLLESALHAQAPGVLRRGVTVQAVRDAGPHAELTVEEEGRTGTLRAAFVVAADGRRSLGRTDAGIPFPGRTYPNTYLMGDFPDTTAYGADAVITLSAGGVTESFPLPGGRRRWVTQTPHLTPGAAPADLSALLRARTGLHVPPDGCSMLSAFQVRRHLAPTFRAGRILLAGDAAHEVSPIGGQGMNLGWLDARDLAPRLSAALAGNSGPLHAYGPARRASAARAARQAEANMWLGRPLSGPEGPWRETLMRALLGSPARTLLARAFTMRGL; from the coding sequence GTGCCTGAGCGGCCCGGCCCCCGGACGGCCCCGGCGTCCTGCGAGGTCGCGGTGCTGGGCGGCGGTCCGGTCGGGCTGTACCTGGGGTTGCTGCTGGCCCGCGCGGGCGTGGACGTGCGCGTGCTGGAGCGGCGCGTGTCCGTCAGCACCCACTCGCGCGCCGTGGGGTTGCACCCGCCCGCCCTGGAAGCCTTCGATGAACTGGGAGCCGACCGGGACGGCGTACGCCTCGGGCAGCGGCTGGCGGGAGCGGGCGTGCGTATCCGCCGGGGCGTGGTGCGCGGCCCGTCCGGCGTGCTGGGTGAACTGGGCTTCGCGGGCACGAGCGACTCGCACCCGTACGTGCTGTCCCTGCCGCAACAGCAGACCGAGACGCTGCTGGAATCCGCCCTGCACGCCCAGGCGCCGGGCGTCCTGCGGCGCGGCGTGACCGTGCAGGCCGTCCGGGACGCCGGACCGCACGCCGAACTGACCGTCGAGGAGGAGGGCCGGACCGGCACGCTGCGCGCCGCGTTCGTGGTCGCCGCCGACGGGCGCCGCAGCCTGGGCCGCACGGACGCCGGGATTCCCTTCCCGGGCCGCACGTACCCGAACACGTACCTGATGGGTGACTTTCCCGACACCACCGCGTACGGCGCGGACGCCGTCATCACCCTCTCGGCGGGCGGCGTGACCGAATCGTTCCCGCTGCCCGGCGGGCGGCGCCGCTGGGTCACGCAGACCCCGCACCTGACACCCGGCGCCGCGCCCGCCGACCTGAGCGCACTGCTGCGCGCCCGCACGGGCCTGCACGTCCCGCCGGACGGGTGCTCCATGCTCAGCGCCTTTCAGGTGCGCCGTCACCTCGCGCCGACCTTCCGGGCCGGGCGCATCCTGCTGGCCGGTGACGCCGCGCACGAGGTCAGTCCCATCGGCGGGCAGGGCATGAACCTCGGCTGGCTCGACGCCCGCGACCTCGCGCCCCGCCTGAGCGCCGCACTCGCCGGGAACAGCGGCCCACTGCACGCCTACGGTCCCGCCCGCCGCGCCTCTGCCGCCCGCGCCGCCCGGCAGGCCGAGGCGAACATGTGGCTCGGCCGTCCCCTGAGCGGCCCGGAGGGACCCTGGCGTGAAACCCTGATGCGCGCCCTGCTGGGCAGCCCCGCCCGCACCCTGCTGGCCCGCGCGTTCACCATGCGCGGCCTGTAG
- a CDS encoding class I SAM-dependent methyltransferase has product MPRLIRSADAAGPLGGWRSRAVIPELMDDPHCDPAALANTYRSFDLVNRVVSGWQQVYRRDLRPHLRRAGGGTLLDVGCGGGDVARHLARWAARDGLTLRVTAIDADARAIAFARAQPPVPGVTYRQAMSGDLRAAGRQFDFVISNHLLHHLSGPELTALLADTQALCARVAVHGDIERHPLAYAAFRVATAWTFRGSFIHVDGLRSVRRSFTHAELARVAPPGWQARRQFPFRNLLTWEAGRA; this is encoded by the coding sequence ATGCCCCGACTGATACGGAGTGCTGATGCGGCTGGCCCGCTGGGCGGCTGGCGTTCCCGCGCGGTGATTCCGGAGTTGATGGACGACCCGCACTGCGACCCGGCGGCGCTGGCGAACACGTACCGGTCGTTCGATCTGGTGAACCGGGTGGTGAGCGGCTGGCAGCAGGTGTACCGCCGTGACCTGCGCCCGCACCTCCGGCGGGCGGGGGGCGGCACGCTGCTGGACGTCGGGTGCGGCGGCGGGGACGTGGCCCGCCACCTGGCCCGCTGGGCAGCGCGTGACGGGTTGACGCTGCGCGTGACGGCCATCGACGCGGACGCCCGCGCCATCGCCTTCGCGCGCGCGCAGCCGCCCGTGCCGGGCGTGACGTACCGGCAGGCGATGAGCGGGGACCTGCGCGCGGCCGGACGGCAGTTCGATTTCGTGATCTCCAATCACCTGCTGCATCACCTGAGCGGCCCGGAGCTCACGGCGCTGCTGGCCGACACCCAGGCCCTGTGCGCCCGCGTGGCGGTGCACGGTGACATAGAGCGGCACCCGCTGGCGTACGCGGCGTTCCGGGTGGCGACCGCGTGGACGTTCCGGGGGTCGTTCATTCACGTGGACGGGTTGCGGTCGGTGCGGCGGTCGTTCACGCACGCGGAACTCGCGCGGGTCGCGCCGCCCGGCTGGCAGGCGCGGCGGCAGTTCCCGTTCCGGAACCTGCTCACCTGGGAGGCCGGGCGTGCCTGA
- a CDS encoding GGDEF domain-containing protein, with protein MAPRPSSPSGTDRNPVKFRVLVMFFGAGVGLAVLALLLPDGPGAWPALGRALLVGNGVCSLSALVLLITARRRPPLSRFDLPLLLLAQAATLGGVLGETFLFGTQYSIMTQLWVTVFAAGFLPRRLVWAQQGLGLASITLMVWMRAEYGATSPHSRGVDVLVTALPVVLTGIAVAYFRGEAEREARALEAAGRTDPLTGLGNRRALFESFGTQQSGAQELTGLVMLDIDLFKGVNDRYGHAEGDRVIRVLADVLREHAAPHDLLTRHGGEEFVWVTGISDAQALLARVDALRVSFAQRIDGLGVTVSAGVAVTTLPPGDPAAALPELLRRADAALYQAKAAGRNQARLAT; from the coding sequence ATGGCGCCGCGCCCATCCTCACCGTCCGGCACGGACCGCAATCCGGTGAAATTCCGGGTGCTGGTGATGTTCTTCGGGGCGGGAGTGGGGCTGGCGGTGCTGGCCCTGCTGTTACCTGACGGGCCGGGGGCGTGGCCTGCGCTGGGGCGGGCACTGCTGGTGGGGAACGGCGTGTGCAGCCTGAGCGCACTTGTCCTGCTGATCACTGCGCGGCGTCGGCCCCCGCTGAGCCGCTTCGATCTGCCGCTGCTGCTGCTCGCGCAGGCCGCCACGCTGGGCGGCGTGCTGGGCGAGACGTTCCTGTTCGGCACTCAGTATTCCATCATGACCCAGCTGTGGGTGACGGTCTTCGCGGCCGGATTCCTGCCCCGGCGGCTGGTGTGGGCGCAGCAGGGCCTGGGACTGGCCAGCATCACGCTGATGGTCTGGATGCGGGCCGAGTACGGTGCGACGTCCCCGCACTCGCGGGGGGTGGATGTGCTGGTCACGGCGTTGCCCGTGGTGCTGACCGGGATAGCCGTGGCGTATTTCCGGGGCGAGGCCGAGCGTGAAGCCCGGGCACTGGAAGCGGCCGGGCGCACTGACCCGCTGACCGGGCTGGGCAACCGGCGCGCCCTGTTCGAATCCTTCGGCACCCAGCAGTCCGGCGCGCAGGAACTGACCGGGCTGGTCATGCTGGACATCGATCTCTTCAAGGGCGTGAACGACCGTTACGGGCACGCCGAGGGTGACCGCGTGATCCGGGTACTGGCCGACGTCCTGCGGGAGCACGCGGCGCCCCATGACCTGCTCACGCGGCACGGCGGTGAGGAGTTCGTGTGGGTGACGGGGATCAGTGACGCGCAGGCGCTGCTGGCACGGGTCGATGCGCTGCGGGTGTCGTTCGCGCAGCGGATCGATGGGCTGGGCGTGACTGTCAGTGCCGGTGTGGCCGTGACCACCCTACCCCCAGGTGATCCCGCAGCGGCACTGCCGGAGCTGCTGCGCCGGGCGGACGCGGCGCTGTACCAGGCCAAAGCTGCCGGGCGCAATCAGGCGCGGCTGGCGACCTGA
- a CDS encoding ABC transporter substrate-binding protein, which produces MKKLPLPLLLTLGAYLTVQGHVLAQNAATLSIKHDEGTVTLKKNPQRIVAMDEESLGWLAALGLQGRVVGIGSTYLTPADLSGTRIKPEVLGRGFYGRVNLKNPTFVGDWQTPNLETITALKPDLIVRLTWDGNQNYDRLSRVAPVIAYKEGGDGFWQKGLRDLGRLFGREAQAETAIRTAAQTARSNAQKLNAAGILRRYPKAVVIAPFTGGSNWLYTDVRLVPEVQALGFRNGLSVPRTAGVGTAISDEALLGLGKDTLVILFPPGGRYNGADAFLKTAVGQRLKDQSVVYVPDDFNPYTGPLMSVYHSNKLTSLILDRLR; this is translated from the coding sequence GTGAAGAAACTCCCCCTGCCCCTCCTGCTCACCCTGGGCGCCTACCTCACCGTGCAGGGCCACGTCCTCGCGCAGAACGCCGCCACCCTCAGCATCAAGCATGACGAGGGCACCGTCACCCTGAAGAAGAACCCCCAGCGCATCGTCGCCATGGACGAGGAATCCCTCGGCTGGCTCGCCGCGCTCGGCCTGCAGGGCCGCGTCGTCGGGATCGGCAGCACGTACCTCACGCCCGCCGACCTCAGCGGCACCCGCATCAAACCCGAGGTCCTCGGGCGCGGCTTCTACGGCCGCGTGAACCTGAAAAACCCCACCTTCGTCGGCGACTGGCAGACCCCCAACCTGGAAACCATCACCGCCCTGAAACCGGACCTGATCGTCCGCCTCACCTGGGACGGCAACCAGAACTACGACCGCCTCAGCCGCGTCGCGCCGGTCATCGCGTACAAGGAAGGCGGCGACGGCTTCTGGCAGAAGGGCCTGCGGGACCTGGGCCGCCTGTTCGGCCGGGAAGCGCAGGCCGAGACCGCCATCCGCACCGCCGCGCAGACCGCCCGCAGCAACGCGCAGAAACTGAACGCCGCCGGTATCCTCAGGCGCTACCCGAAAGCCGTGGTCATCGCGCCGTTCACGGGCGGCAGCAACTGGCTGTACACCGACGTGCGCCTCGTCCCGGAAGTGCAGGCGCTGGGCTTCAGGAACGGCCTGAGCGTCCCCAGAACCGCCGGTGTGGGCACCGCCATCAGCGACGAGGCGCTGCTGGGCCTGGGCAAAGACACCCTGGTCATCCTCTTCCCCCCCGGCGGGCGCTACAACGGCGCGGACGCCTTCCTGAAAACCGCTGTCGGTCAGCGCCTGAAGGACCAGTCGGTGGTGTACGTCCCGGACGACTTCAACCCCTACACCGGTCCGCTGATGAGCGTGTACCACAGCAACAAGCTCACCAGCCTGATCCTCGACCGCCTGCGCTGA
- a CDS encoding MgtC/SapB family protein codes for MADPLTDLLLLLRILSACLLCGLIGWERELSRKSAGIRTQMLVGGSSALFVVLAEGLILQFSGDSASIRFDLVGVLGAVVSGVAFLGAGTIFSSGKEQRRGLTTAASLLASAGIGVACGLTHYVLAAGSTLIFLFVLNVVSRLKPDMHDPDT; via the coding sequence ATGGCCGACCCCCTCACCGACCTGCTTCTGCTGCTGCGCATCCTGAGCGCCTGCCTCCTGTGCGGCCTGATCGGCTGGGAACGCGAACTCTCCCGCAAGAGCGCCGGCATCCGCACCCAGATGCTCGTCGGCGGCAGCTCCGCCCTGTTCGTCGTCCTCGCCGAGGGCCTGATCCTGCAGTTCAGCGGCGACAGCGCCTCCATCCGCTTCGACCTCGTCGGCGTCCTCGGCGCCGTCGTCAGCGGCGTCGCATTCCTCGGCGCCGGCACCATCTTCTCCTCCGGCAAGGAGCAGCGGCGCGGCCTCACCACCGCCGCCAGCCTGCTCGCCTCCGCCGGCATCGGCGTCGCCTGCGGCCTCACCCATTACGTCCTGGCCGCCGGTTCCACCCTGATCTTCCTGTTCGTCCTCAATGTCGTCAGCCGCCTCAAACCTGACATGCACGACCCCGACACCTGA